A genomic segment from Streptomyces antibioticus encodes:
- the cobA gene encoding uroporphyrinogen-III C-methyltransferase, with amino-acid sequence MAEHPAYPVGLRLTGRRVVVLGGGQVAQRRLPALIAAGADVHLVSPEATPSVEAMADAGEITWSRRRYTEGDLEGAWYALISTSDLEANNLASAEGERRRVWCVRSDDADRATAWTPATGHSEGVTVAVLTTDAKGRDPRHTAAVRDAVIEGLRDGTLVAPQFRTRAPGVALVGGGPGDPDLITVRGRRLLAGADVVIADRLGPRDLLAELPPHVEVIDAAKIPYGRYMAQEAINNALIEHAKQGRSVVRLKGGDPYVFGRGMEELQALAEAGIPCTVVPGISSSISVPGAAGIPVTHRGVAHEFTVVSGHVAPDDERSLVDWASLAKLTGTLVILMGVDKIGKIAEALIAHGKPADTPVALVQEGTTATQRRVDATLATVGERVRAEDVRPPAVIIVGPVVGVGPRPTE; translated from the coding sequence ATGGCCGAACACCCCGCCTACCCCGTAGGTCTCCGCCTCACCGGCCGCCGGGTCGTCGTCCTCGGCGGGGGCCAGGTCGCCCAGCGCCGCCTGCCCGCCCTGATCGCGGCGGGCGCGGACGTCCACCTGGTGTCCCCCGAGGCGACGCCGTCCGTGGAGGCCATGGCGGACGCGGGCGAGATCACCTGGTCGCGGCGCCGCTACACCGAGGGCGACCTGGAGGGCGCCTGGTACGCGCTGATCTCCACCAGCGACCTGGAGGCGAACAACCTGGCGTCGGCCGAGGGGGAGCGCCGCCGCGTCTGGTGCGTCCGCTCCGACGACGCCGACCGGGCCACCGCCTGGACCCCGGCCACCGGTCACAGCGAAGGCGTCACCGTCGCCGTGCTGACCACGGACGCCAAGGGCCGCGACCCCCGCCACACCGCCGCCGTCCGGGACGCGGTGATCGAGGGCCTGCGCGACGGCACCCTGGTCGCCCCGCAGTTCCGCACCCGGGCCCCCGGGGTCGCCCTGGTCGGCGGCGGTCCCGGCGACCCCGACCTGATCACGGTCCGCGGCCGCCGCCTGCTCGCCGGCGCGGACGTCGTCATCGCCGACCGGCTCGGCCCGCGCGACCTGCTGGCCGAACTCCCGCCGCACGTCGAGGTGATCGACGCGGCGAAGATCCCGTACGGCCGGTACATGGCCCAGGAGGCCATCAACAACGCGCTGATCGAGCACGCCAAGCAGGGCAGGTCGGTGGTCCGTCTCAAGGGCGGCGACCCGTACGTCTTCGGCCGCGGCATGGAGGAACTCCAGGCGCTCGCCGAGGCCGGGATCCCCTGCACGGTCGTCCCCGGCATCTCCAGCTCCATCTCGGTCCCGGGCGCGGCCGGCATCCCGGTCACCCACCGCGGGGTCGCCCATGAGTTCACCGTGGTCAGCGGTCATGTGGCGCCCGACGACGAGCGTTCGCTGGTCGACTGGGCCTCCCTCGCGAAGCTCACCGGCACGCTCGTGATCCTGATGGGCGTGGACAAGATCGGGAAGATCGCCGAGGCGCTGATCGCGCACGGCAAGCCGGCCGACACCCCGGTGGCCCTGGTCCAGGAGGGCACGACGGCCACACAGCGCCGAGTGGACGCGACGCTCGCGACCGTCGGCGAGCGGGTCCGTGCCGAGGACGTCCGGCCGCCCGCGGTCATCATCGTCGGCCCGGTCGTGGGCGTGGGCCCGCGCCCCACCGAGTAA
- a CDS encoding TrmH family RNA methyltransferase codes for MADLISVENPDDPRLSDYTGLTDVELRRRREPAEGLFIAEGEKVIRRAKDAGYEMRSMLLSAKWVDVMRDVIDELPAPVYAVGPELAEQVTGYHVHRGALASMQRKPLPTAAELLQTARRVVVMESVNDHTNIGAIFRSAAALGMDAVLLSPDCADPLYRRSVKVSMGAVFSVPYARLDSWPKGLDSVREAGFTLLALTPDEKARSLDEAAPHTMDRLALMLGAEGDGLSTQALMAADEWVRIPMSHGVDSLNVGAAAAVAFYAVTTGGRGR; via the coding sequence GTGGCCGATCTCATCAGTGTCGAGAACCCCGACGACCCCCGCCTGAGCGACTACACGGGCCTGACCGACGTCGAACTACGCCGCAGGCGCGAACCGGCCGAGGGCCTGTTCATCGCGGAGGGCGAGAAGGTCATCCGGCGGGCCAAGGACGCCGGATACGAGATGCGTTCCATGCTGCTGTCCGCCAAGTGGGTCGACGTCATGCGGGACGTCATCGACGAACTCCCCGCCCCGGTGTACGCGGTCGGCCCCGAACTGGCCGAACAGGTCACCGGCTACCACGTCCACCGCGGCGCGCTCGCGTCGATGCAGCGCAAGCCGCTGCCGACGGCCGCGGAACTCCTCCAGACCGCGCGCCGCGTCGTCGTCATGGAGTCGGTCAACGACCACACCAACATCGGCGCGATCTTCCGCTCCGCGGCGGCCCTCGGCATGGACGCGGTCCTGCTCTCCCCGGACTGCGCCGACCCCCTGTACCGCCGCAGCGTGAAGGTCTCGATGGGCGCGGTGTTCTCGGTGCCGTACGCCCGCCTCGACTCCTGGCCCAAGGGCCTGGACTCGGTCCGCGAGGCCGGCTTCACCCTGCTCGCCCTCACCCCCGACGAGAAGGCCCGCTCCCTCGACGAGGCCGCCCCGCACACCATGGACCGCCTCGCCCTGATGCTCGGCGCGGAGGGCGACGGCCTCTCCACCCAGGCCCTGATGGCAGCCGACGAATGGGTCCGCATCCCCATGTCCCACGGAGTCGACTCCCTCAACGTGGGCGCGGCAGCGGCGGTGGCGTTCTACGCGGTCACGACGGGCGGCCGGGGCCGGTAG